One Loxodonta africana isolate mLoxAfr1 chromosome 4, mLoxAfr1.hap2, whole genome shotgun sequence genomic region harbors:
- the KDELR3 gene encoding ER lumen protein-retaining receptor 3, with product MNVFRILGDLSHLLAMILLLGKIWRSKCCTGISGKSQILFALVFTTRYLDLFTNFISIYNTVMKVVFLLCAYVTVYMIYGKFRKTFDSENDTFRLEFLLVPVIGLSFLENYSFTPLEILWTFSIYLESVAILPQLFMISKTGEAETITTHYLFFLGLYRALYLANWIRRYQTENFYDQIAVVSGVVQTIFYCDFFYLYVTKVLKGKKLSLPVPI from the exons ATGAACGTGTTCCGAATCCTCGGCGACTTGAGCCACCTCCTGGCCATGATTTTGCTCCTGGGGAAGATCTGGAGGTCCAAGTGCTGCACGG GCATCTCTGGGAAGAGCCAGATCCTTTTTGCTCTCGTCTTCACCACCAGGTACCTGGACCTCTTCACCAACTTCATCTCCATCTACAACACAGTAATGAAG GTGGTTTTTCTCCTCTGTGCCTATGTCACAGTGTACATGATCTATGGGAAATTTCGGAAAACGTTTGACAGTGAGAATGACACATTCCGCCTGGAGTTTCTGCTGGTCCCAGTCATTGGCCTCTCCTTCCTTGAGAACTACAGTTTCACCCCCCTGGAG ATCCTCTGGACTTTCTCTATCTACCTGGAATCAGTGGCTATCCTGCCTCAACTCTTCATGATCAGCAAGACTGGTGAGGCTGAGACCATTACTACTCACTACCTGTTTTTTCTGGGTCTGTACCGGGCACTCTACCTGGCTAACTGGATCAGGCGGTACCAGACGGAGAATTTCTATGACCAAATCGCGGTGGTGTCTGGAGTAGTACAAACTATCTTCTACTGTGACTTCTTCTACTTGTACGTGACCAAAG ttcttaaAGGAAAGAAGTTGAGTCTTCCAGTGCCAATTTGA
- the DDX17 gene encoding probable ATP-dependent RNA helicase DDX17 isoform X2 — protein MRGGGFGDRDRDRDRGGFGARGGGGLPPKKFGNPGERLRKKKWDLSELPKFEKNFYVEHPEVARLTPYEVDELRRKKEITVRGGDVCPKPVFAFHHANFPQYVMDVLMDQHFTEPTPIQCQGFPLALSGRDMVGIAQTGSGKTLAYLLPAIVHINHQPYLERGDGPICLVLAPTRELAQQVQQVADDYGKCSRLKSTCIYGGAPKGPQIRDLERGVEICIATPGRLIDFLESGKTNLRRCTYLVLDEADRMLDMGFEPQIRKIVDQIRPDRQTLMWSATWPKEVRQLAEDFLRDYTQINVGNLELSANHNILQIVDVCMESEKDHKLIQLMEEIMAEKENKTIIFVETKRRCDDLTRRMRRDGWPAMCIHGDKSQPERDWVLNEFRSGKAPILIATDVASRGLDVEDVKFVINYDYPNSSEDYVHRIGRTARSTNKGTAYTFFTPGNLKQARELIKVLEEANQAINPKLMQLVDHRGGGGGGGGRSRYRTTSSANNPNLMYQDECDRRLRGVKDGGRRDSASYRDRSETDRAGYANGSGYGSPNSAFGAQASQYTYGQGTYGAAAYGTSGYTAQEYAAGTYGASTTTTTGRSSQSSSQQFSGIGRSGQQPQPLMSQQFAQPPGATNMIGYMGQTAYQYPPPPPPPPPSRK, from the exons ATGCGCGGAGGCGGCTTTGGGGACCGAGACCGGGATCGTGACCGTGGAGG ATTTGGAGCAAGAGGTGGTGGTGGTCTTCCCCCGAAGAAATTTGGTAATCCTGGGGAGCGTTTACGTAAAAAGAAGTGGGATTTGAGTGAGCTCCCCAAATTTGAGAAGAATTTTTATGTGGAACACCCAGAAGTGGCGAGGCTGACTCCg TATGAGGTTGATGAACTACGCCGAAAGAAAGAGATTACAGTGAGAGGGGGAGATGTTTGTCCTAAACCTGTGTTTGCTTTCCATCATGCCAACTTCCCAC AATACGTAATGGACGTGTTGATGGATCAGCACTTTACAGAGCCAACTCCGATTCAGTGCCAGGGGTTTCCTTTGGCTCTTAGTGGCCGGGACATGGTGGGCATTGCTCAGACCGGCTCTGGGAAAACTTTGGCA TATTTGCTGCCTGCAATTGTTCATATTAACCACCAGCCATACTTGGAAAGGGGAGATGGCCCAATC TGTCTGGTTCTGGCTCCTACCAGAGAGCTTGCACAGCAAGTTCAGCAGGTGGCTGATGACTATGGCAAATGTTCTAGATTGAAGAGTACTTGCATTTATGGAGGTGCTCCTAAAGGCCCCCAGATTCGAGACTTGGAGAGAG GTGTTGAGATCTGCATAGCCACTCCTGGACGCCTGATAGATTTCCTGGAGTCGGGAAAGACGAATCTTCGACGATGCACTTACCTTGTATTGGATGAGGCTGACAGAATGCTTGATATGGGCTTTGAACCCCAGATTCGTAAAATTGTTGACCAAATCAGG CCTGATAGGCAGACCTTGATGTGGAGTGCAACCTGGCCAAAAGAAGTAAGACAGCTTGCTGAGGATTTCCTTCGTGATTACACCCAGATCAATGTGGGCAATCTGGAGCTGAGTGCCAACCACAACATCCTCCAGATTGTAGATGTGTGCATGGAAAGTGAAAAAGACCACAA ATTGATCCAACTCATGGAGGAAATAATGGCcgaaaaggaaaataagacaattATATTTGTGGAGACAAAGAGACGCTGTGATGACCTCACTCGCAGGATGCGCAGAGATGG TTGGCCAGCTATGTGTATCCATGGAGATAAGAGTCAACCAGAAAGAGATTGGGTACTTAATG AGTTCCGTTCTGGAAAGGCTCCCATCCTCATTGCCACAGATGTAGCCTCCCGAGGGCTAG ATGTGGAAGATGTCAAGTTTGTGATCAACTATGACTATCCAAACAGCTCAGAAGATTATGTGCACCGTATTGGCCGAACGGCCCGTAGCACCAACAAGGGTACCGCCTACACCTTCTTCACCCCAGGGAACCTAAAGCAGGCCAGAGAGCTGATCAAGGTGCTGGAAGAGGCAAATCAGGCTATCAATCCCAAACTGATGCAACTGGTAGACCACAGAggaggcggcggaggcgggg GAGGTCGTTCTCGATACCGGACCACTTCTTCAGCCAATAATCCCAATCTGATGTATCAGGATGAGTGTGACCGGAGGCTTCGAGGAGTCAAGGATGGTGGCCGGAGAGACTCTGCAAGCTATCGGGATCGGAGTGAGACCGATAGAGCTGGTTATGCGAACGGCAGTGGCTACGGAAGTCCAAATTCTGCCTTTGGAGCACAAGCAAGCCAATATACCTATGGTCAAGGCACCTATGGGGCAGCTGCTTATGGCACCAGTGGCTATACAGCCCAAGAATATGCTGCTGGCACTTACGGGGCTAGCACCACCACCACAACTGGGAGAAGTTCACAGAGCTCTAGCCAGCAGTTTAGTGGGATAGGCCGGTCTGGGCAGCAGCCACAGCCACTGATGTCGCAACAGTTTGCACAGCCTCCGGGAGCCACCAATATGATAGGTTACATGGGGCAGACTGCCTACCAGtacccccctcctcctcctccccctcctccttcacGTAAATGA
- the DDX17 gene encoding probable ATP-dependent RNA helicase DDX17 isoform X1 yields the protein MRGGGFGDRDRDRDRGGFGARGGGGLPPKKFGNPGERLRKKKWDLSELPKFEKNFYVEHPEVARLTPYEVDELRRKKEITVRGGDVCPKPVFAFHHANFPQYVMDVLMDQHFTEPTPIQCQGFPLALSGRDMVGIAQTGSGKTLAYLLPAIVHINHQPYLERGDGPICLVLAPTRELAQQVQQVADDYGKCSRLKSTCIYGGAPKGPQIRDLERGVEICIATPGRLIDFLESGKTNLRRCTYLVLDEADRMLDMGFEPQIRKIVDQIRPDRQTLMWSATWPKEVRQLAEDFLRDYTQINVGNLELSANHNILQIVDVCMESEKDHKLIQLMEEIMAEKENKTIIFVETKRRCDDLTRRMRRDGWPAMCIHGDKSQPERDWVLNEFRSGKAPILIATDVASRGLDVEDVKFVINYDYPNSSEDYVHRIGRTARSTNKGTAYTFFTPGNLKQARELIKVLEEANQAINPKLMQLVDHRGGGGGGGKGGRSRYRTTSSANNPNLMYQDECDRRLRGVKDGGRRDSASYRDRSETDRAGYANGSGYGSPNSAFGAQASQYTYGQGTYGAAAYGTSGYTAQEYAAGTYGASTTTTTGRSSQSSSQQFSGIGRSGQQPQPLMSQQFAQPPGATNMIGYMGQTAYQYPPPPPPPPPSRK from the exons ATGCGCGGAGGCGGCTTTGGGGACCGAGACCGGGATCGTGACCGTGGAGG ATTTGGAGCAAGAGGTGGTGGTGGTCTTCCCCCGAAGAAATTTGGTAATCCTGGGGAGCGTTTACGTAAAAAGAAGTGGGATTTGAGTGAGCTCCCCAAATTTGAGAAGAATTTTTATGTGGAACACCCAGAAGTGGCGAGGCTGACTCCg TATGAGGTTGATGAACTACGCCGAAAGAAAGAGATTACAGTGAGAGGGGGAGATGTTTGTCCTAAACCTGTGTTTGCTTTCCATCATGCCAACTTCCCAC AATACGTAATGGACGTGTTGATGGATCAGCACTTTACAGAGCCAACTCCGATTCAGTGCCAGGGGTTTCCTTTGGCTCTTAGTGGCCGGGACATGGTGGGCATTGCTCAGACCGGCTCTGGGAAAACTTTGGCA TATTTGCTGCCTGCAATTGTTCATATTAACCACCAGCCATACTTGGAAAGGGGAGATGGCCCAATC TGTCTGGTTCTGGCTCCTACCAGAGAGCTTGCACAGCAAGTTCAGCAGGTGGCTGATGACTATGGCAAATGTTCTAGATTGAAGAGTACTTGCATTTATGGAGGTGCTCCTAAAGGCCCCCAGATTCGAGACTTGGAGAGAG GTGTTGAGATCTGCATAGCCACTCCTGGACGCCTGATAGATTTCCTGGAGTCGGGAAAGACGAATCTTCGACGATGCACTTACCTTGTATTGGATGAGGCTGACAGAATGCTTGATATGGGCTTTGAACCCCAGATTCGTAAAATTGTTGACCAAATCAGG CCTGATAGGCAGACCTTGATGTGGAGTGCAACCTGGCCAAAAGAAGTAAGACAGCTTGCTGAGGATTTCCTTCGTGATTACACCCAGATCAATGTGGGCAATCTGGAGCTGAGTGCCAACCACAACATCCTCCAGATTGTAGATGTGTGCATGGAAAGTGAAAAAGACCACAA ATTGATCCAACTCATGGAGGAAATAATGGCcgaaaaggaaaataagacaattATATTTGTGGAGACAAAGAGACGCTGTGATGACCTCACTCGCAGGATGCGCAGAGATGG TTGGCCAGCTATGTGTATCCATGGAGATAAGAGTCAACCAGAAAGAGATTGGGTACTTAATG AGTTCCGTTCTGGAAAGGCTCCCATCCTCATTGCCACAGATGTAGCCTCCCGAGGGCTAG ATGTGGAAGATGTCAAGTTTGTGATCAACTATGACTATCCAAACAGCTCAGAAGATTATGTGCACCGTATTGGCCGAACGGCCCGTAGCACCAACAAGGGTACCGCCTACACCTTCTTCACCCCAGGGAACCTAAAGCAGGCCAGAGAGCTGATCAAGGTGCTGGAAGAGGCAAATCAGGCTATCAATCCCAAACTGATGCAACTGGTAGACCACAGAggaggcggcggaggcggggGTAAGG GAGGTCGTTCTCGATACCGGACCACTTCTTCAGCCAATAATCCCAATCTGATGTATCAGGATGAGTGTGACCGGAGGCTTCGAGGAGTCAAGGATGGTGGCCGGAGAGACTCTGCAAGCTATCGGGATCGGAGTGAGACCGATAGAGCTGGTTATGCGAACGGCAGTGGCTACGGAAGTCCAAATTCTGCCTTTGGAGCACAAGCAAGCCAATATACCTATGGTCAAGGCACCTATGGGGCAGCTGCTTATGGCACCAGTGGCTATACAGCCCAAGAATATGCTGCTGGCACTTACGGGGCTAGCACCACCACCACAACTGGGAGAAGTTCACAGAGCTCTAGCCAGCAGTTTAGTGGGATAGGCCGGTCTGGGCAGCAGCCACAGCCACTGATGTCGCAACAGTTTGCACAGCCTCCGGGAGCCACCAATATGATAGGTTACATGGGGCAGACTGCCTACCAGtacccccctcctcctcctccccctcctccttcacGTAAATGA